In a genomic window of Streptomyces noursei ATCC 11455:
- a CDS encoding IS3 family transposase, translating to MVPGEDGRNETPTHEIAVAHLASRGTYGVPRIHAELRRLERCVNRKRFTLAMRGHGIREGRGGARPKAEGGGRHVRLGRQVRSGVVAHACVSAVAPGRSS from the coding sequence TTGGTTCCGGGTGAGGACGGCAGGAACGAGACGCCGACCCACGAGATCGCCGTGGCCCACCTCGCGTCCCGCGGAACGTACGGCGTCCCGCGCATCCACGCCGAACTGCGGCGCCTGGAGCGGTGCGTGAATCGCAAACGCTTCACCCTCGCCATGCGCGGACACGGCATCCGGGAAGGACGGGGCGGAGCGCGACCGAAGGCGGAGGGCGGTGGCCGGCATGTCCGTCTGGGCCGTCAGGTGCGTTCGGGCGTGGTGGCCCATGCCTGCGTATCGGCGGTGGCACCCGGGCGATCTTCTTGA
- a CDS encoding NAD-dependent epimerase/dehydratase family protein, producing MNAVDLHVVLGAGPAGSTLAGELARRGHAVRLVDRSGTGPTPGGVTRVRGDVGTVEGARVAIKGAAVVYHCVNVAYHLQIDVMPAIQHAVLGAVEAEGARLVVLDTLYPYGETHGRVMTEDTPWNATSAKGRMRAALDEQYLAAHRDGRARVVLGRSADFVGPGVLNSTLGGAVFPGALTGTDVLALGDIDLPHSYTDIRNVAAGLATLGERPDGDGRVWHLPTAPARTTREILQQIERAVGHPLKLTTMSEPRPFGPFDEVFMGSYAELFYQHTEAQVMDSTAFQDAFGIEPIALDTTLDDALAWYRSFLARTQH from the coding sequence ATGAACGCCGTTGATCTCCACGTTGTCCTGGGTGCCGGGCCGGCCGGCTCGACGCTCGCCGGTGAGCTGGCCCGGCGGGGACACGCGGTCCGTCTCGTCGACCGCTCCGGGACCGGCCCGACCCCCGGCGGAGTCACCCGGGTCCGGGGCGACGTCGGCACCGTCGAGGGCGCCCGGGTCGCCATCAAGGGCGCCGCCGTCGTGTACCACTGCGTCAACGTCGCCTACCACCTGCAGATAGACGTGATGCCGGCCATCCAGCACGCCGTGCTCGGCGCGGTCGAGGCCGAAGGCGCCCGCCTGGTCGTGCTCGACACCCTCTACCCGTACGGCGAGACCCACGGCCGGGTCATGACCGAGGACACCCCGTGGAACGCGACCAGCGCCAAGGGCAGGATGCGGGCCGCCCTCGACGAGCAGTACCTGGCCGCACACCGCGATGGCCGCGCCCGCGTCGTTCTCGGCCGCTCGGCGGACTTCGTCGGCCCCGGCGTGCTCAACTCCACCCTGGGCGGCGCCGTCTTCCCCGGCGCCCTGACCGGAACCGACGTGCTGGCCCTGGGCGACATCGACCTACCGCACAGCTACACCGACATCCGCAACGTGGCCGCCGGCCTGGCCACCCTGGGAGAGCGTCCCGACGGCGACGGCCGCGTCTGGCACCTGCCCACCGCCCCCGCCCGGACCACCCGCGAAATACTCCAGCAGATCGAGCGAGCGGTCGGGCATCCCCTGAAGCTCACCACCATGAGCGAGCCGCGCCCCTTCGGGCCGTTCGACGAGGTGTTCATGGGCTCCTACGCCGAGTTGTTCTACCAGCACACCGAAGCCCAGGTGATGGACTCCACCGCGTTCCAGGATGCCTTCGGCATCGAGCCGATCGCCCTCGACACGACTCTGGACGACGCGCTCGCCTGGTACCGCTCCTTCCTGGCTCGGACCCAGCACTGA
- a CDS encoding class I SAM-dependent methyltransferase: MAEVTLFLREYVKTRRDVGAIAPSSARLCRALTRYMIPNPARPRAVLEVGAGTGAVTRYITGSLGPLDTLDLIEANPRFAALLRDTYAGDPRVRTHTGLIQEHELGSYDTIVCGLPFANFDARTTKDVFDRLLASLRPGGTLSFFGYVGGETVRRTLADGADRERTLAGLGALRGILRRHTFRTETVLGNLPPARVHHLAPVGLPAHSEQAPACGCRATSA; this comes from the coding sequence GTGGCTGAAGTAACGCTGTTCCTCCGGGAATACGTGAAGACGCGACGGGACGTGGGGGCTATCGCCCCGAGCAGCGCCCGGCTCTGCAGGGCACTCACCCGGTACATGATCCCGAATCCCGCCCGCCCCCGCGCGGTACTCGAGGTGGGGGCCGGTACCGGAGCGGTGACCCGCTACATCACCGGCTCACTCGGCCCACTGGACACCCTGGATCTGATCGAGGCCAACCCCCGTTTCGCCGCCCTGCTGCGAGACACCTACGCCGGTGATCCGCGAGTGCGCACCCACACGGGCCTGATCCAGGAACACGAACTCGGCTCCTACGACACCATCGTGTGCGGCCTGCCGTTCGCCAACTTCGACGCCCGCACGACGAAGGACGTCTTCGACCGGCTCCTCGCGTCCCTGCGGCCCGGCGGCACGCTGTCCTTCTTCGGGTACGTGGGAGGCGAAACCGTACGCCGGACACTCGCCGACGGAGCCGACCGCGAGCGCACCCTCGCCGGGCTCGGCGCACTGCGCGGCATCCTGCGCCGGCACACCTTCCGCACGGAGACGGTGTTGGGGAACCTGCCGCCGGCCCGGGTCCATCACCTGGCGCCGGTCGGCCTGCCGGCTCACTCCGAACAGGCACCCGCCTGCGGCTGCCGCGCGACGTCTGCCTGA